The Flavobacterium sp. 102 genomic interval AAATAATCAACTGCTTGTTAGCATTTTTCAGCTTTACATATTCATCAAAAACCAATTTGATTTCTTTTCCGGTAAAATTGGTCGAAAAATTTTTAGGCAAACTCGATTTTAAAACCGGAGCAATTGTATCTTTCGTACCACCGGTAATCGAGCCGCGCTTGGCACATCCAATGGTTAAAAGAATCAGCAGTAAAGAAAAATATTTGAAGTGAATTTTTGGCATAAAGCATTTTTTCAAAGCACAAAATAACAATTATATTCAGTGCGAATGAAATGTTTTAGTCGAAAGTTAACAAATTGGTCATTAACCCATTATTTACAAAGTTTTTTTCCCTTTTTGAAGGTCAATTATATGATAGAGCAAAGAGTCCTACCAGACCGGTTATTATGGACAAAGGTAGCGCTACAGTCTTGACTATGGAGAATTTCCTTTTTTTGATGTCTGTGATATCATTTATGGGAATTTGTTTTTCCTCAAAATCTTCTGAAACCAATATTGTGTTGTCTTTTACATCATGAAAGACTACTTTCGAATACTTATGATTTTGCTTAATCTTATATGTTTTACCCGTTTCCATCTTTGTTGGATCGTTGTCCATTGCTTTGTAACTAAAGCAACTTTGGCACAAAATAATAAGGGCAATTCCTAAAAATATTTTTTTCATAACTATAAATTTAAGGAGTTAATTCATCACGAATATAAGAAAATATTTTCATTTACTCCTTTTCTATAAAATTAACTGTGTGACATCGCCATGCAAACAATACTGATTTTCGCATCCGGAATTTTGAGCAGTTCACGACTACAAGCCTCTAGTGTTGAACCGGTTGTAATTACATCATCAATCAGCAAAAAATGTTTTCCATGATGACTTTCTGAAAAAGTTACGTCAAAAATAGTCTTACTAATGTCAGCCCTACCTAAAAGTGATTTTTTGGTTTGGGTTTTGGTGTATAATCTTCGTTGCAAAATGGTTTCTTCATAAGGAATGGCTAAGTTTTGTGCCAAAGCTTGTCCAAATTTCGCGACCTGATTGTACCCGCGTTCACGAAGTCTACGTTTGTGCAACGGAACCGGAATGATGTAATCGATGGTTGTAATGGCTTCCAAATCTTTTAATTCTGCCGCATACCAATCGCCTACAATTTGGCCAATTTCCTGATTTCCTTTGTATTTCAATTGGTGCATCATTTCCTGAACAATCCCTTTTTTGTGGAAATAAAATAAGGCAGCGCCAAACTCTAACGGAATTCTGCCATAGAATTTTTGGAACACTTCATTTTCTTGAATCTTGTGGTGATTGGTCAGCGGAATTTCGTGCCGACATTGCGTACAAATCACCAATTCGTCATGCAATAAAAAGGAATGACAACCGGCACACGACTTTGGAAAAAATAAATTCAGCAGGTGATTCAACATAAAAAAGTAATTTTCTTACATAAAATTATAAAAAAATTCTATTCTAATTGATTTTTAGCCCTTTTTTTATCATCGCTTTTTATATTTTTGCAACATTATGGCAAAACAAGAAGATTTATTTAAGAATGTAGTTTCGCATGCAAAAGAGTACGGATTTATTTTTCCGTCAAGCGAAATCTACGATGGTTTGAGCGCAGTCTATGATTATGCACAAAACGGAGTCGAATTAAAAAAGAACATTAGGGAATATTGGTGGAAAGCCATGGTGCAAATGCATGAAAATATTGTCGGTTTAGACGCCGCAATTTTGATGCATCCAACCACTTGGAAAGCTTCGGGTCACGTGGATGCGTTCAACGATCCGTTGATTGACAACAAAGACTCTAAAAAAAGATACAGAGCCGACGTTTTAATTGAGGATTATGCCGAAAAATTAAACCTGAAAGCCAAAAAAGAAATCGAAAAAGCCCGCGAGCGTTTTGGAGCATCGTTTGACGAAGAGCAATACAAAACCACCAACCCGCGTGTGATGGAATACTTGGCAAAAGAGCGTGAAATTCTGGAAAGAATGGGTCGTTCGCTTGGTGCCGGAGATTTAGAAGATGTAAAAGCGTTAATCGAAGAGTTAGAAATCGCCGATCCGGAAACCGGTTCAAGAAACTGGACGGATGTGAAGCAATTCAACTTGATGTTTGGCACCAAACTCGGAGCTTCTGCTGAGAATGCGATGGATTTATACTTGCGCCCGGAAACGGCTCAAGGTATTTTCGTA includes:
- a CDS encoding ComF family protein, which encodes MLNHLLNLFFPKSCAGCHSFLLHDELVICTQCRHEIPLTNHHKIQENEVFQKFYGRIPLEFGAALFYFHKKGIVQEMMHQLKYKGNQEIGQIVGDWYAAELKDLEAITTIDYIIPVPLHKRRLRERGYNQVAKFGQALAQNLAIPYEETILQRRLYTKTQTKKSLLGRADISKTIFDVTFSESHHGKHFLLIDDVITTGSTLEACSRELLKIPDAKISIVCMAMSHS